A section of the Cryobacterium soli genome encodes:
- a CDS encoding ABC transporter permease: MSTLTTKMNRSLHFVHRFDWRQNIIYVGFVVVFILFAVLLGDNGFTSTNNLLNIARQTATISIMAVAMTFVIATAEIDLSIGSVAGLSSVVSALAMSSYGLVPGILAGLLVGLVVGAVNGGLVAWLKVPSFLVTLGMLGLIVGVARWITASAPVPIADATFIQIFGGGNVGPIPSLLIWAVVVVAIGAVVMNKTKFGRQVRATGGNTQAAMFTGVNTARIKFYVLLLSGLVAAIAGMLYAGRLQSGRFQWGTGDELSVIAAVILGGTSLFGGRGAIIGSLFGALFIGLVNNGLILAGLEVSQQQVVRGAIIIVAVALSSKKASS, encoded by the coding sequence TGAACCGCAGTCTTCACTTTGTTCACCGCTTTGACTGGCGCCAGAACATTATTTACGTCGGTTTTGTGGTGGTGTTTATCCTCTTCGCCGTTCTCTTGGGCGACAACGGTTTCACGAGTACCAACAACCTCCTGAACATTGCACGCCAGACGGCCACCATTTCAATCATGGCCGTGGCCATGACATTCGTGATCGCCACTGCTGAGATCGACCTCAGTATCGGGTCTGTCGCCGGCCTATCCTCCGTGGTTTCTGCCCTGGCAATGTCTTCCTACGGGCTGGTACCGGGCATTCTCGCCGGCCTGCTGGTCGGGCTCGTTGTCGGTGCTGTCAACGGCGGACTTGTCGCATGGCTCAAAGTGCCCTCCTTTCTCGTGACCTTGGGAATGCTCGGCCTCATTGTGGGCGTGGCCCGCTGGATCACGGCTTCTGCACCAGTGCCGATCGCCGATGCCACGTTCATCCAGATCTTCGGTGGCGGCAATGTCGGCCCAATTCCCTCCCTTCTGATTTGGGCCGTGGTCGTTGTGGCCATTGGCGCGGTCGTCATGAACAAGACGAAATTCGGCCGCCAGGTTCGGGCTACGGGTGGGAACACTCAGGCAGCCATGTTTACCGGAGTCAACACCGCCCGGATCAAGTTCTACGTTTTGCTCCTCTCCGGGCTCGTGGCCGCCATCGCAGGCATGCTCTACGCGGGTCGCCTTCAGTCCGGACGCTTCCAATGGGGAACCGGTGATGAACTCTCAGTCATCGCTGCGGTGATTCTGGGCGGAACGTCTCTCTTCGGCGGCCGTGGCGCAATCATCGGATCGCTCTTCGGTGCGCTTTTCATCGGCCTGGTCAACAACGGTTTGATTCTCGCCGGTCTTGAAGTGAGTCAGCAGCAGGTCGTTCGTGGCGCCATCATCATTGTCGCCGTTGCCTTGTCGAGTAAAAAGGCCTCAAGCTGA
- a CDS encoding Gfo/Idh/MocA family protein → MQPRLRAGILGGGFMAEVHARAIRAAGSEVVLIASSSPDSSARAAARLGIHGIAQSARALIESDAVDVIHVCTPNAFHSEQAGLALLAGKPVVCEKPLATLVSDAEELVSRARMSGTPTAVPFIYRYYPAVREIRSRISDGSAGEMHLLHGSYLQDWLALPTATNWRVDETVGGSSRAFADIGVHWCDLMEFVTGHRITRLVSALSRSHPERGATEDAASILFETDRGASGTLIASQITHGRKNRLHFSFDGELESYRWNQERPGKFTASNQSSESTIYSGSAELASLSSQSLAHLPAGHPRGYQDAFNAFTADAYASFQGQNVDGLPTFVDGLRAAIITDAVLTSAQSGRWVDVASPTAVTTAVTHNSLTVLDAALTQ, encoded by the coding sequence ATGCAGCCCCGACTCCGCGCCGGCATCCTCGGCGGTGGTTTCATGGCAGAGGTCCATGCGCGAGCAATCAGGGCAGCCGGCTCCGAGGTTGTGCTGATCGCGAGCTCGTCGCCTGATAGCTCCGCTCGCGCTGCGGCCCGGTTGGGTATCCACGGTATCGCTCAAAGCGCCCGCGCATTGATCGAGTCGGATGCGGTGGACGTCATCCATGTCTGCACGCCGAATGCGTTTCATTCTGAGCAGGCAGGCCTGGCTCTTCTGGCCGGAAAACCTGTCGTGTGCGAGAAGCCGTTGGCGACGCTGGTGTCAGACGCGGAAGAGCTGGTGAGCCGCGCCAGGATGTCCGGAACACCGACTGCGGTTCCGTTCATCTACCGTTATTACCCCGCTGTTCGTGAGATACGATCGCGGATCTCAGACGGTTCGGCCGGGGAGATGCATCTGCTTCACGGCTCGTATCTCCAGGATTGGCTCGCACTGCCCACAGCCACAAACTGGCGGGTCGATGAAACGGTCGGCGGCTCGTCGCGCGCCTTCGCTGACATCGGCGTTCATTGGTGCGACCTGATGGAGTTCGTGACAGGGCACCGCATTACGCGACTCGTCTCAGCGCTCTCGCGATCGCATCCTGAACGCGGGGCGACCGAAGATGCCGCGTCCATCTTGTTTGAGACAGATCGAGGCGCATCGGGCACGCTCATCGCAAGTCAGATCACCCATGGGCGCAAGAACCGGCTCCACTTTTCCTTTGATGGGGAGCTGGAATCTTACCGATGGAACCAGGAGCGCCCGGGAAAGTTCACGGCCTCCAACCAGAGTAGTGAGAGCACAATCTACTCGGGCTCCGCAGAGCTGGCCTCCCTGTCGTCCCAGAGTCTGGCGCATCTTCCTGCCGGGCACCCGAGGGGATATCAAGATGCTTTCAACGCTTTTACAGCGGATGCCTATGCCTCATTTCAGGGCCAAAACGTCGACGGCCTTCCCACCTTTGTGGACGGTTTACGGGCCGCGATCATCACGGATGCAGTGTTGACGTCCGCACAATCCGGCCGGTGGGTCGACGTGGCGAGTCCCACTGCGGTGACTACTGCTGTGACGCACAACAGCCTCACCGTTCTCGATGCAGCCCTAACTCAGTAG
- a CDS encoding sugar phosphate isomerase/epimerase family protein yields the protein MSRPVTLFTGQWADLPLEQVAKYASEWGYDGLEIACSGEHLDVWRAAEDDAYLQDRLDILKRHNLKLFAISNHLKGQAVCDDPIDFRHQAIVGSRVWGDGEAEGVRQRAAQELKLTGIAARRLGVDTVVGFTGSKIWPYVAMFPPVPEHVIEAGYEDFADRWNPIMDVFDDNGVRFALEVHPSEIAYDWYTTEKTLEAIGHRPAFGLNWDPSHLMWQDIDPAAFIHNFADRIYHVDCKDTILLPKDGRRGRLSSHLPWGDPKRSWDFVSAGHGSVDWEASFRALNTIGYSGPISVEWEDSGMDRLRGAPEALAFIRTLLWTPASTSFDAVFSSQG from the coding sequence ATGTCTCGACCCGTCACCCTTTTCACCGGTCAGTGGGCTGACCTGCCGCTTGAGCAGGTCGCGAAGTATGCCAGCGAGTGGGGCTACGACGGCCTGGAAATCGCCTGTTCAGGCGAACACCTCGACGTATGGCGCGCCGCAGAAGATGATGCCTACCTTCAGGACCGCCTCGATATTCTCAAGCGCCACAACCTGAAACTCTTTGCGATTTCGAACCACCTCAAGGGTCAGGCCGTCTGCGATGATCCCATCGATTTTCGCCATCAGGCCATCGTTGGTTCGCGAGTCTGGGGAGACGGGGAAGCCGAGGGTGTTCGCCAGCGCGCCGCCCAGGAGCTCAAACTCACCGGCATCGCTGCTCGCCGGCTGGGCGTCGACACCGTGGTGGGTTTCACGGGCTCAAAAATATGGCCCTATGTTGCAATGTTCCCGCCGGTACCGGAGCATGTCATCGAGGCGGGTTATGAAGATTTCGCTGACCGTTGGAACCCCATTATGGATGTCTTTGATGACAATGGTGTGCGGTTTGCCCTTGAAGTTCACCCCAGCGAAATTGCCTATGACTGGTACACGACGGAGAAGACGCTCGAAGCCATCGGACACCGTCCGGCGTTTGGCCTGAACTGGGACCCTTCACATTTGATGTGGCAGGACATCGACCCTGCGGCGTTCATCCACAACTTCGCCGATCGGATTTATCACGTGGATTGCAAGGACACCATTTTGCTGCCGAAGGACGGCCGTCGGGGGCGGCTTTCCTCGCATTTACCGTGGGGTGACCCAAAACGCTCATGGGACTTCGTCTCGGCGGGTCACGGTAGCGTGGATTGGGAAGCTAGTTTCCGCGCTCTGAACACGATCGGCTATTCCGGTCCCATTTCCGTCGAATGGGAAGATTCCGGCATGGACCGACTTCGCGGTGCCCCGGAAGCGCTTGCTTTCATTCGGACATTGCTCTGGACGCCAGCGTCGACTTCGTTTGACGCGGTGTTCAGCAGCCAGGGCTGA
- a CDS encoding helix-turn-helix domain-containing protein, with amino-acid sequence MVPNQDEGLAKLAREPHAGQIAPAARRLLASWQRSEEYGVSAEIVDPAWAGPAASDSLFFHCGQEVLAGLHGTLANEPVSLMLTDADGLVLNRFSGDTSLLRALDKVYLAPGFAFSEREAGTNALGLALADRTPSLVRAEEHYSASLRTYTCAAVPVLDPQTGRLEGSVNITTWARSSPDLLLALAQSAAGNTSALMLARSQGHRSRPEPKGGVFHVQRGRLEPGSGTLRAMSPAWTEALDRAAQALTAGRVVAAVGEQGSGRTTLLGQAMRQACPGSRILCASVPAPEEVDYWLSLWTPELSKPGTAVIIENVHSLPAWAAEELRARVSGALRSLPSPPTGGPPTLTWAVTAERLDAVPPPLAALVDTVVPVPALRERAADVLPLARYAARQTRLREVDFTGAAEHMLTSHDWPGNIDQLFIAVQAAALLAETIDVRHLPSTLVGRPGPHLSRIESVERDEIVRCLSRPGITVAAAAAELGMGRATIYRRMARLGITLPK; translated from the coding sequence ATGGTGCCGAACCAGGACGAAGGGCTCGCCAAGCTGGCCCGCGAGCCGCATGCAGGCCAGATCGCCCCTGCTGCCAGACGCCTTCTCGCGTCGTGGCAGCGAAGCGAAGAGTACGGTGTCTCGGCCGAGATCGTCGACCCGGCGTGGGCCGGCCCGGCCGCAAGCGACTCGCTGTTCTTCCACTGTGGACAAGAGGTACTCGCCGGCCTCCATGGAACTCTCGCAAACGAACCGGTGAGCCTGATGCTCACCGACGCCGACGGGCTGGTCCTCAACCGGTTCAGCGGGGACACCTCGCTGCTGCGGGCGCTTGACAAGGTGTATCTGGCGCCCGGCTTCGCGTTCTCGGAGCGCGAAGCCGGAACGAACGCGCTTGGGCTGGCGCTGGCGGACCGGACGCCCAGCCTCGTGCGGGCCGAGGAACACTACAGTGCCAGCCTGCGCACGTACACGTGTGCCGCCGTCCCTGTCCTCGATCCTCAAACAGGCCGTCTCGAAGGCAGCGTCAACATCACCACCTGGGCCCGGTCCTCGCCTGATCTCCTGCTGGCGCTGGCACAATCCGCCGCGGGCAACACATCAGCGCTCATGCTCGCCCGATCGCAGGGACACCGGAGCAGACCCGAGCCGAAAGGTGGGGTGTTCCATGTCCAGCGTGGACGGCTGGAACCGGGGTCCGGCACGTTGCGAGCCATGTCACCTGCGTGGACAGAAGCGCTCGATCGGGCGGCGCAGGCGCTGACCGCCGGCCGGGTGGTCGCCGCCGTCGGGGAGCAAGGGTCCGGACGCACGACCTTGTTGGGGCAGGCCATGCGTCAGGCCTGTCCCGGGAGCCGGATCCTCTGCGCGTCCGTTCCCGCACCCGAAGAAGTCGACTACTGGCTGTCCTTGTGGACGCCCGAGTTGTCCAAACCGGGAACCGCGGTCATCATCGAGAATGTCCATTCCCTGCCCGCATGGGCGGCTGAGGAATTACGCGCCCGTGTATCCGGTGCGCTGCGATCACTGCCGTCGCCCCCCACAGGAGGTCCTCCGACCCTCACGTGGGCGGTCACCGCAGAAAGGCTCGATGCGGTCCCTCCGCCGCTGGCCGCCCTGGTGGACACCGTGGTGCCCGTCCCCGCATTGCGCGAACGTGCCGCCGACGTTCTGCCACTGGCCCGGTACGCCGCCCGCCAGACACGCCTGCGTGAAGTCGACTTCACCGGCGCCGCTGAACACATGCTGACGAGTCATGATTGGCCGGGCAACATCGACCAGCTTTTCATCGCTGTACAGGCCGCGGCACTCCTCGCGGAAACCATCGACGTGCGGCACCTGCCCTCCACCCTGGTCGGACGACCAGGCCCCCACCTTAGCCGTATCGAGTCCGTCGAACGCGATGAGATCGTCCGGTGCCTGTCCCGCCCCGGCATCACCGTTGCTGCCGCAGCAGCAGAGCTGGGGATGGGCCGCGCGACCATCTACCGCCGCATGGCACGGCTCGGAATAACACTGCCCAAATAG
- a CDS encoding amidohydrolase family protein, whose translation MYSKDGENYFIVDAHIALWDARPENQSNIHGKQFIDCFYDYHRNLGPDEEHWSYEEFLYQGGERLMKDLFEDGYVDHAIFQPAYLGEFYKNGFAQVEEAYDLAAANPGKLTYNHCYDPRDGEAGLDRLRADHEKMGFTGVKLYTGEWHGDSRGYKLSDPWSYRYFEECRKLGIKNIHVHKGPTIRPLDRDAFDVADVDHAASDFTDLNFVVEHVGLPRLEDFCWIATQEPNVHGGLAVAMPFMHTRPRYFAQIIGELIYWIGEDRIQFSSDYAIWSPRWLIERFVDFQIPEDMTEYGPLTTAQKKKILGLNAAKMYDIPVPAELRLSDADETTTGPRQPERADLAASR comes from the coding sequence ATGTACAGCAAAGATGGCGAAAACTATTTCATCGTTGACGCCCACATCGCACTGTGGGACGCCCGGCCGGAGAACCAGAGCAACATTCACGGCAAGCAGTTCATCGATTGCTTCTACGACTACCACCGCAACCTCGGCCCGGACGAGGAACACTGGTCCTACGAAGAATTCCTTTACCAGGGCGGCGAACGCCTCATGAAGGATCTATTCGAGGACGGCTACGTCGACCACGCGATCTTTCAGCCGGCCTATCTCGGCGAGTTCTACAAGAACGGATTCGCACAGGTAGAGGAGGCGTACGACCTGGCCGCGGCGAATCCGGGCAAGCTCACGTACAACCACTGTTATGACCCCCGCGACGGCGAGGCAGGCCTTGACCGGCTGCGTGCCGATCATGAAAAGATGGGCTTCACAGGAGTGAAGCTTTACACCGGCGAGTGGCACGGCGATTCCCGTGGGTACAAGCTCTCCGACCCCTGGTCCTACCGGTATTTCGAGGAGTGCCGCAAACTCGGCATCAAGAACATCCACGTCCACAAGGGTCCTACTATCCGCCCGCTGGACCGCGACGCTTTCGACGTCGCCGACGTCGATCACGCGGCGTCGGACTTCACTGATCTCAACTTTGTGGTCGAACACGTGGGCCTGCCCCGGCTGGAGGACTTTTGCTGGATCGCCACCCAGGAGCCGAATGTGCATGGCGGCCTGGCCGTCGCAATGCCCTTCATGCACACGCGGCCGCGGTACTTCGCCCAGATCATCGGCGAGCTCATCTATTGGATCGGGGAGGACCGGATCCAGTTCTCCAGTGACTACGCCATCTGGTCACCCCGCTGGCTGATTGAGCGGTTCGTCGACTTCCAGATCCCGGAAGACATGACCGAGTACGGCCCGCTCACCACTGCCCAGAAGAAGAAGATCCTGGGACTCAACGCCGCGAAGATGTATGACATTCCGGTGCCTGCAGAGCTCCGGCTCTCGGATGCCGACGAGACAACAACCGGCCCACGTCAGCCGGAGCGGGCCGATCTGGCGGCCAGCCGATGA
- a CDS encoding metal-sulfur cluster assembly factor, which translates to MIATQIERPSRADAAVSEEDIRRALGAVLDPELDEPITDLGFVRSVAVSAGPDGTRAVVHLRLPTSFCSPNFAYLMASDSKDVISALEGVEKVLVELDDHHDSDLINAGLAADAGYRGTFRHEAEDSLDQLRQTFRRKAHTAAMERCLTDLLRENPGLSETDLGTVHLQDLPAGRNTDALLRRRAGLGLPGDADSIVFVNHEGRPYPPGDVPMALRRARATRISIDGNAHFCRGLLRTRYEGSGDEQVDRPEGAEAADHHNLLPFTVKEIHS; encoded by the coding sequence ATGATCGCCACCCAGATCGAGCGTCCGAGCCGGGCCGACGCCGCGGTTAGCGAAGAGGACATTCGCCGGGCACTCGGCGCAGTTCTCGATCCGGAACTCGACGAGCCGATCACCGATCTTGGATTTGTTCGTTCGGTGGCCGTTTCCGCTGGTCCGGACGGGACGCGGGCAGTTGTTCACCTGCGGCTGCCCACATCGTTTTGTTCGCCAAATTTTGCCTACTTGATGGCGTCCGACTCCAAGGACGTCATTTCAGCGCTGGAAGGAGTGGAGAAGGTGCTCGTCGAGCTGGACGACCACCACGATTCCGACCTCATCAATGCCGGTTTGGCCGCTGATGCCGGCTACCGCGGGACCTTTCGGCACGAGGCCGAAGACAGCCTGGATCAACTGCGGCAGACGTTCCGCCGGAAGGCGCACACGGCCGCTATGGAGCGTTGCCTCACGGACCTCCTGCGAGAGAATCCGGGTCTTTCGGAAACCGACCTGGGAACGGTGCACCTCCAGGACCTTCCGGCGGGGAGGAACACAGATGCTCTGCTGCGCCGACGGGCGGGCCTCGGACTTCCCGGGGACGCGGACTCAATAGTCTTCGTCAACCACGAGGGCCGTCCCTACCCGCCCGGAGACGTCCCCATGGCGTTGCGCCGCGCCCGCGCGACGCGCATATCCATCGACGGAAATGCCCACTTCTGCCGCGGTCTGCTGCGCACACGCTACGAGGGCTCCGGCGACGAACAGGTGGACCGGCCCGAGGGCGCCGAAGCCGCCGACCACCACAACCTGCTTCCGTTTACAGTCAAGGAGATTCACTCATGA
- a CDS encoding NAD(P)-dependent alcohol dehydrogenase: MNTMRAVQVVGYHQELTMAEVPVPEVTGPWDVVVRIGGAGVCRTDLHILEGQWAEKSHVHLPYTIGHENAGWVHAVGSAVSNVKEGDKVILHPLITCGLCRACRSGDDVHCDVSKFPGIDTNGGYAEYLLTSARSVVKIDDSLEPSDVAALADAGLTAYHAAAKAVTRLTARDTCVVLGAGGLGHIGIQVLKALTPARIVVVDRSSAALDLAKEIGADAGVLADGSQVEQVLQLTGGKGAEALIDFVGEGGATAQGIAMLRRAGNYYVVGYGENINVPTIDIVSAEINIIGNLVGSYNDLQDLMALAARGAVTLHTQKYALDDFQKAISDLNAGKVRGRAILVP; encoded by the coding sequence ATGAACACCATGCGAGCCGTTCAGGTCGTTGGTTACCACCAAGAGCTCACGATGGCCGAAGTGCCCGTTCCCGAGGTGACCGGCCCCTGGGACGTCGTCGTCAGAATTGGCGGAGCCGGAGTATGCAGGACCGACCTGCACATTCTCGAGGGCCAGTGGGCCGAGAAATCCCACGTCCACCTGCCCTACACAATCGGGCACGAAAACGCCGGCTGGGTGCACGCCGTCGGGAGCGCCGTCAGCAACGTGAAGGAAGGAGACAAGGTCATCCTTCACCCACTGATCACCTGTGGCCTGTGCCGTGCCTGCCGCTCCGGCGATGACGTCCACTGCGACGTAAGCAAATTCCCCGGAATCGACACCAACGGCGGGTACGCCGAATACCTCCTGACCTCGGCCCGGTCCGTCGTCAAGATCGACGACTCGCTGGAACCGTCCGATGTCGCTGCTCTGGCCGACGCCGGCCTGACCGCCTATCACGCGGCGGCCAAAGCGGTCACGCGGCTGACAGCCAGGGACACCTGTGTGGTCCTGGGCGCAGGAGGCTTGGGGCACATCGGAATTCAAGTTCTCAAGGCGCTCACCCCGGCCCGCATCGTTGTCGTCGACCGCAGCTCCGCCGCCCTCGACCTCGCGAAAGAGATCGGAGCGGACGCGGGCGTGCTCGCCGACGGGTCCCAGGTCGAGCAGGTACTCCAGCTCACTGGCGGCAAAGGCGCCGAGGCTCTCATCGACTTTGTCGGAGAAGGAGGGGCGACCGCCCAGGGCATCGCAATGCTGCGTCGAGCGGGTAACTACTACGTGGTGGGCTACGGCGAGAACATCAACGTTCCCACCATCGACATTGTCTCTGCCGAAATCAACATCATCGGCAACCTGGTTGGCTCATACAACGATCTGCAGGACCTGATGGCCCTTGCTGCGCGCGGGGCCGTCACCCTTCATACCCAAAAATACGCGCTTGACGACTTCCAAAAAGCGATCAGCGACCTGAATGCAGGCAAGGTCCGCGGCCGGGCCATCCTCGTGCCCTGA
- a CDS encoding dihydrofolate reductase family protein: MRPLRYSINVTLDGCCHHEAGLPPDEESMRYWTAQMEQADALLFGRVTYEMMASAWQKPTTGAWPDWMEEWQKPFAETIDQVKKYVISSTLTAVDWNAELVQGNLAHAIQQLKQEPGKGLWVGGVTLPLALANLGLIDEYEFLVQPVLAGHGPTLLAGLRERMQLDLVDRRELRSGAVAVRYRPTRVAT; this comes from the coding sequence ATGCGACCACTCCGATACTCAATCAACGTCACGCTCGACGGCTGCTGCCATCACGAGGCAGGACTCCCCCCGGACGAGGAGTCGATGCGCTACTGGACCGCTCAAATGGAGCAGGCCGATGCCCTACTCTTCGGCCGGGTGACTTACGAAATGATGGCGTCAGCATGGCAGAAGCCGACAACGGGCGCATGGCCCGACTGGATGGAGGAATGGCAGAAACCGTTCGCCGAGACCATCGACCAGGTGAAGAAGTACGTAATATCGAGCACACTGACCGCGGTCGATTGGAATGCCGAACTGGTGCAGGGCAATCTGGCGCACGCGATTCAGCAGCTCAAGCAGGAGCCAGGCAAGGGCTTGTGGGTGGGTGGCGTGACGCTCCCCCTTGCTCTGGCAAATCTGGGACTGATCGACGAGTACGAGTTCCTTGTACAGCCGGTCCTCGCCGGACACGGCCCAACGTTGCTTGCCGGTCTGCGTGAGCGCATGCAGCTAGATCTCGTGGACCGCCGTGAGCTCCGGTCGGGGGCCGTCGCCGTTCGATACCGGCCCACGCGAGTTGCGACTTGA
- a CDS encoding helix-turn-helix domain-containing protein encodes METTAIALGLEIKRLRELSQMNQEDLGAQAGYGKGAGVSISRIESGTTRPTKVRLAGIALALKVTPEQLEDLAKLRALVGEDAGQKADARVRPQAVKDRLKTIQERTKLRTDCVEELGASFNDAHDRARDAYFLRFVDIAKGIENAPLPKMPPQDELAGSDDDANEARATAAGMSFLSQKITSALVGGAGGAATGAAVGGAAAYAAFTGAAMFGTASTGAAISGLYGIAATNATLAVLGGGTLAAAGGGIAAGSLLLTGIVAAPIAILAAGGLFLAHRRTKTQEVKLNAQLDVAEASLDATQHGFDLLADTLGRATAILEYVGVHAAHALEKWERGLGVRPTTWTSLTVDQQQSYRGFIDIAACELAVDGIDAPQFMTTESDGLERLANAIGATLDHAESTVRALV; translated from the coding sequence ATGGAGACAACAGCTATTGCGTTAGGCCTCGAGATCAAGCGTTTGCGCGAGCTAAGCCAGATGAATCAAGAAGATTTGGGTGCGCAAGCGGGTTACGGGAAGGGGGCTGGGGTGTCGATCTCGAGAATTGAATCTGGGACAACCCGACCCACCAAGGTGCGGCTTGCAGGAATCGCTTTGGCGCTGAAGGTCACACCGGAGCAGCTCGAGGACTTGGCGAAGCTTCGTGCTCTTGTTGGCGAGGACGCGGGTCAGAAGGCCGATGCGCGCGTTCGACCGCAAGCTGTCAAAGACCGTTTGAAGACTATTCAGGAGCGCACCAAGCTCCGCACCGACTGCGTTGAGGAGCTGGGTGCGTCATTCAACGATGCCCATGATCGAGCTCGCGATGCCTACTTCCTGCGGTTCGTGGATATTGCCAAGGGCATCGAGAATGCGCCCCTGCCGAAGATGCCGCCCCAGGACGAATTGGCGGGCTCCGATGACGACGCTAACGAAGCGCGAGCGACCGCCGCCGGTATGAGTTTCTTGTCTCAGAAGATCACCAGTGCCCTCGTGGGTGGTGCCGGCGGCGCCGCGACTGGTGCTGCCGTTGGAGGCGCCGCCGCGTACGCGGCGTTCACCGGGGCAGCAATGTTCGGCACTGCGTCCACTGGCGCTGCGATATCAGGGCTTTATGGGATCGCCGCGACCAATGCCACGCTGGCGGTGCTCGGAGGTGGGACGCTTGCCGCGGCAGGCGGTGGAATTGCCGCAGGGTCGCTCCTTCTCACCGGCATCGTGGCCGCTCCGATCGCTATTCTTGCCGCCGGAGGCCTATTTCTTGCTCATCGGCGGACCAAGACGCAAGAAGTGAAGCTCAACGCCCAACTTGACGTTGCGGAGGCCTCGCTTGACGCCACACAACATGGGTTCGACCTCCTTGCGGACACTCTGGGCAGAGCGACAGCGATTCTTGAGTACGTCGGTGTCCACGCAGCCCATGCTCTCGAAAAATGGGAGCGAGGTCTTGGAGTGCGACCCACAACTTGGACGTCGCTGACCGTCGACCAGCAGCAGTCATACAGGGGCTTTATCGACATTGCTGCCTGTGAGCTCGCCGTAGACGGAATCGACGCTCCACAGTTCATGACGACCGAATCCGACGGGTTGGAGCGCCTTGCAAATGCAATTGGTGCGACGCTTGACCACGCCGAGTCCACAGTGCGCGCGCTTGTCTAG
- a CDS encoding restriction endonuclease subunit S, with the protein MWDRDLGEAFVSQHVALVKPHSPEVSPWLRLVLMAPSAGRRQLRSSIYGGKPGLNLSQVRSVTFALPPLAEQRRIVSKVNDLMAVCDELEVTLARKRTERSRLLIALLDGALNGVNENNLVVV; encoded by the coding sequence ATGTGGGACCGCGACCTTGGCGAGGCGTTCGTCAGTCAACATGTCGCGCTGGTCAAGCCGCATTCCCCCGAAGTGTCGCCTTGGCTGCGACTCGTCTTGATGGCGCCCTCAGCTGGACGAAGGCAGTTGCGTAGCTCCATTTATGGAGGAAAGCCCGGCCTCAACCTGTCCCAAGTACGATCTGTAACCTTCGCCCTCCCCCCTCTTGCCGAACAGCGTCGCATCGTTAGCAAGGTTAACGACTTAATGGCCGTTTGTGACGAGTTGGAGGTTACTCTCGCGCGGAAGCGGACTGAGCGATCCAGGCTGCTGATTGCGCTACTAGACGGGGCGTTGAACGGCGTAAACGAAAACAACCTGGTTGTCGTCTGA
- a CDS encoding DNA-processing protein DprA, whose translation MAGGLDRLYPAGHEQLFERIEQSGGLLLSELPPGSAPTRWRFLQRNRILAALSGATVVVEAGHRSGSLNVAAQAHSLGRPVGAVPGPVTSPASAGCHRLIQEGVASLVVDAQDVTDLLDASAGFSGDRTFTYSPTRRFSRTDTGLRL comes from the coding sequence CTGGCCGGCGGGCTCGACCGGCTCTACCCAGCGGGCCACGAGCAACTCTTTGAGCGCATCGAACAGAGCGGCGGACTGCTCCTGAGCGAGCTTCCGCCCGGCTCCGCCCCGACTCGGTGGCGCTTCCTCCAACGGAATCGGATCCTCGCAGCGCTCTCGGGCGCGACTGTCGTCGTTGAGGCTGGGCACCGATCTGGTTCGTTGAACGTGGCTGCGCAAGCCCATTCCCTGGGTCGACCGGTCGGCGCCGTCCCTGGACCTGTCACCAGCCCGGCGAGCGCAGGGTGCCACCGGCTTATTCAGGAGGGAGTCGCAAGTCTCGTGGTCGACGCACAAGACGTGACGGACCTGCTGGACGCCTCAGCCGGCTTCTCAGGAGACCGAACGTTCACCTACTCCCCCACACGACGATTCAGTCGAACCGATACTGGTCTGCGCCTCTAG